A DNA window from Castanea sativa cultivar Marrone di Chiusa Pesio chromosome 7, ASM4071231v1 contains the following coding sequences:
- the LOC142643181 gene encoding 3-oxoacyl-[acyl-carrier-protein] synthase II, chloroplastic-like, which produces MAAASSVTSPLCTWLVAACMSVTCGGDQSNSCNNNKRRLFGGSSSSKWGRRKRVFLSKCSSELQSQRDLISSLCGSSFQGLMTSCLAFEPCNQYYASNAHFSSLFGSAGNVRVRSNRRHTRFNRAVHSGEAMAVAVQPSREVATKKKPVTKQRRVVVTGMGVVTPLGHDPDVFYNNLLEGVSGVSEIEAFDCAQFPTRIAGEIKSFSTDGWVAPKLSKRMDKFMLYMLTAGKKALADGGITEDVMNELDKARCGVLIGSAMGGMKVFNDAIEALRISYKKMNPFCVPFATTNMGSAMLAMDLGWMGPNYSISTACATSNFCIMNAANHIIRGEADVMLSGGSDAAIIPIGLGGFVACRALSQRNSDPTKASRPWDSNRDGFVMGEGAGVLLLEELEHAKRRGANIYAEFLGGSFTCDAYHMTEPHPDGAGVILCVEKALAQSGVSREDVNYINAHATSTPAGDLKEYQALLQCFGQNPELRVNSTKSMIGHLLGAAGAVEAVAAIQAIRTGWVHPNVNLENPDEGVDKNVLVGPKKERLNIKAALSNSFGFGGHNSSIIFAPYK; this is translated from the exons ATGGCTGCAGCCTCGTCTGTCACGTCTCCGCTGTGCACGTGGCTTGTGGCTGCTTGCATGTCGGTCACGTGCGGAGGGGACCAATCGAACAGCTGCAACAACAACAAGCGACGACTCTTTGGtggcagcagcagcagcaaatGGGGTCGGAGGAAGAGGGTGTTCTTGTCTAAATGTAGCTCTGAATTGCAGAGCCAGCGGGACTTGATTTCCTCGCTCTGTGGATCCAGTTTTCAAGGCCTCATGACTTCTTGCCTCGCTTTCGAGCCTTGCAATCAGTACTATGCCTCTAACGCTcacttttcctctctctttggATCCGCCGGCAATGTTCGTGTTCGTTCGAATCGGAGACACACTCGTTTCAATCGAGCCGTCCATTCAG GGGAAGCCATGGCTGTTGCTGTGCAACCTTCCAGAGAAGTcgcaacaaaaaagaaaccaGTCACAAAGCAAAGGCGAGTAGTTGTGACAGGGATGGGTGTGGTGACCCCACTTGGTCATGATCCAGATGTCTTCTACAATAATTTGCTTGAGGGTGTCAGTGGCGTAAGTGAGATAGAGGCTTTTGATTGTGCCCAATTTCCAACG AGAATTGCTGGAGAGATCAAGTCTTTTTCAACTGATGGATGGGTTGCACCAAAACTTTCCAAGAGGATGGACAAATTTATGCTATACATGCTTACTGCTGGGAAAAAAGCCTTGGCAGATGGTGGAATTACAGAAGATGTAATGAATGAATTAGATAAAGCAAGATGTGGAGTTTTGATTGGCTCAGCAATGGGTGGCATGAAG GTTTTTAATGATGCGATTGAAGCCTTAAGGATTTCATACAAGAAGATGAATCCTTTCTGCGTACCATTTGCAACTACAAATATGGGTTCTGCCATGCTTGCAATGGATCTG GGATGGATGGGGCCAAACTATTCTATCTCTACTGCTTGTGCTACAAGCAATTTTTGTATAATGAATGCAGCAAACCATATCATTAGAGGTGAAGCT GATGTGATGCTTTCTGGTGGCTCAGATGCAGCCATTATACCTATTG GCTTGGGAGGTTTTGTGGCATGCAGAGCACTTTCCCAGAGGAACAGTGATCCCACAAAAGCATCGCGCCCTTGGGACAGT AATCGTGATGGATTTGTTATGGGTGAAGGAGCCGGGGTTTTGCTCTTAGAAGAATTAGAGCATGCTAAG AGAAGAGGTGCAAATATCTATGCAGAATTTCTTGGTGGAAGCTTCACTTGTGATGCTTATCACATGACTGaaccacatcctgatg GTGCTGGCGTTATCCTTTGCGTAGAAAAGGCATTAGCTCAGTCTGGGGTATCTAGGGAAGATGTGAATTACATAAATGCACATGCTACATCCACACCAGCTGGAGACCTAAAAGAGTATCAAGCACTTCTTCAATGTTTTGGCCAGAATCCTGAG TTAAGAGTGAATTCTACAAAATCTATGATTGGTCACCTATTAGGAGCAGCTGGTGCGGTGGAAGCTGTTGCAGCGATACAG GCAATACGAACAGGGTGGGTTCATCCTAATGTCAACTTGGAAAACCCAGATGAAGGGGTG GACAAAAATGTGCTGGTGGGCCCAAAGAAAGAGAGACTGAACATTAAGGCAGCATTGTCTAATTCATTTGGGTTTGGTGGTCACAATTCATCAATCATATTTGCTCCTTACAAGTGA